The Bifidobacterium actinocoloniiforme DSM 22766 genomic sequence TCGGTGCCGTCGTCAAGCTCTACCGTCCCCTCGTCGAGCACGTCGAAGGCGAAACTTAACTGAGACAGGCGGCCATCCTTGATGAGCCGGTACACTTGGGCGGCTTTGGGCGAGTCCATGTCGAAGCGGCCTTTGATCCACCAGCCGTGATCGTCCTCCCCCATGTCCTCCACTCCGGCCACGTTGTAGTCGGGGTCGTCCATGCGGTGCCCGTACATGACAGGCAAGGTCTTGCCGGAATCCTTCCACGCTTTGATGGTGTCGGCGAAGGCGCCTTTGGCGACCACATCCCCATAGGCGTCCGGCATCCGGGTAAAGGTGCTGGGGTAGGCTTTGAATTCGCCTTCCCCCAGCGCCTTATCATCACCGGTGGTTTTCACCTGGCAGGTTCGTTCTTTAATCTGCATAATCGCTCTCCTTGAATTCGCTTTCGGCCTCTCTGGTCCTCCCTAGTGCGGTTATGCCTGCCGTGTACAGGTCAAGCCCCGCCTTGACGACCAGGTCGGACTGCAGCTCGTCGCTCCACTTGCGCCAGTCGATGTCCCCCAGACTCTTGCCCGCACCTAGCCTGGACTTCACGGACTTGCGGAGCCTGTCCTTCCACTCGACGATGACTGCCTTGGCGGGGTCCGACTGGTCAGGCGCCCTTGCCGGCTCCCCGCCATCCTGCGGGCTTGCCTGCCCTCCCTGAGTGACGTTCAAGGGCACCACAAGGCTGTCTCCGCCCTCCATTCCGGGAAGGTTCTGCGTAGCCCGGGCCTCGTTGGGGGTGATCCAGGGAGCCCCGACCGATGTGCTTAGGACGCTGGCCTGCTCCTCGAAATCGCCGGAGAGCTTGCTGCGGATGTCGAATTCCACGTAGTTGTCCTCGTCCGTCCCGACCATCGGCGCCAGGAAGGTGTTGATTCGGTCCTCGATCATGCGGATCGTCGGCCCCAGTGTCTCCGAGTAGAGCATCTTGCGGAATTCCCTGGTGTTGGAAAAGTTCGCATTATCAAGCACACCCACCATGACCGGGTTGACGTGGTACACCTGGGCGACGGTCTGCAGGCTGAGCTTGGTCACCTCCACGAACTCGTCCTCGCGGGCTGAGAAACCGACCTTGTTCATGGTGATGCCGTCTTCAAGCAGTGGGGTGGACCCGGCATTGACGCCCTTGTCCTGGAAGGACTTCCAAGATTCCTTGAACCGTTTCCGATCCTCTTCCCCCCATTCGGGGGCGTCCTTCGGCCTGGACAGGTAGACGCCGATGCGTCCTCCGCGCTGCCAGCTTTGCGTCCGATATGACCAAGCCTGGATTTGCTCGTTGATGACATCCTTAAGTGCCTTCACCGGGCTCACCCCGGCTGAAGGATCGTTGGGGTTCCATCCGTGGAAGGCGACCACCGACGCGGCGGGTATGTCCACATGCCCCTGCCCATACCCGGTGCCCACGCGGTAGTATCCGGGTGCGAAGGCGTTTCCCTCGCCTTTGGCCCTTACCCATGATGGCGGGATGGGCTGGATGGTCCACGCGCCGAAACGGTCCACATCACGGTTAGGCTCCTGGGTTACTAGCCAGTAGGCGTTGTCGTAGAGGGCCAGGTCCGAGACCAGCTGTCGGATCAGCTCATACCCTGTCTGTGTGGCGTTCGGCTGCTGGAGCAGGTTGATAAGCACGTCATCCGTCACCCTGGGGCGGTCCGTGTCCGACGTCCTGTGATACTCCTTCAACCCCACCTGGGCCGTGTTGTCGGCGAGGAAGCTGATGACGGTGCGCAGGTGCGGCTGGGTCTTGTACAGCTCGGACTCGCTTTGCCCCTGGATATGGGTAAGAGCGTCCTCCAGGTTGAAGGAGATGGAATACTCCGGTTGGAAGATTGACCTGATCTGGCTCCAGATGGACACTGGTCACCTCCCTCTCGTCAAAGGACCATCAGCCCATGGTCCGCGTACGCTGATGCCGTGTTCTTCCCCTGCTCAGCCTCGAACATCTCAAGGCCGTATAAAGCGTTCGTCTCCGCTATCAGGCCGGAAATGTCAAGCATCGAATTCTTCCGGTCCCAAATATCCACATCACCAAGCTTGCGGGCCACTGCAGCGCTCACAGCCTGGTCGATTGCCGGCTGCGGGAGATGCCGGAGCTTCTCCTCGCGTGTCCGGTCGCGGAATTGCCCGGCCGAGGCGCCAAGCCTAGGGCCTTCGATGCGGTCAACCTGCCATCCAGCGTCGGCAAGAGGGTCTATCAGGTCCGAGGCCCTGCACCCCTTCCCCTGGATGGCGACCTCGCTGGCTCCTGTGACCGTTCTGATCCGGTCCATGAGTTTGGGCACCCACATCATGCCGTCACGCCTGGCGACCACCTCCACATGAGGGAGCCCATCATCACGGTATCCTGCCGCGGCTATCCATGTGGTATCGCCGTCCGGCGTGGTGTCCACCCCCAGGACGATGCGCGACCCGTCCGCTATCGCGGATTTCGAATCAGTGCCCTTCTCCCATTTGGAGGGGTCCAGATAGGTTTCCACGTCTGCGGTCACCCATTGGCACAGCACCTCAGTCCGGTATCCTGCTTCAGTCATCCCCTGCGCCTCCGACGCGACCGAATCCACCGTCAGACCCCCGAAACCGATTGACGGATTCGCTTGCAGGATTCCGTCACGGTCATCCAGGGCGCAGCCATCAGGAGCGGACCATTCGAACAGGCCGATCGTCGCATCCTCCGGGTGCTCGTCGATATGGGCCGACATGGTCTCGCCAGCCGCCAAAGCGGCATCGCATCGCCTGATCTGCTCCATGCCTGCTTCACGCTGCTTCTTCAGCACCACAGCCGTGCCGTCACCCGCATTGCTGATACCCCACAGCTGACCGCTCCAGAAGCTTTTCGTCGTCTGGCTCACCGCGTTCCACGCCGCCCAGGTGGACTGTTCACGTAGCTCATCCATTAATACCCTGGCGGCAGGCTTCCCGCGGGCGCTTTTAGCGGCGCGAATCTCATACACGGCCAGATCTTTCGCCTTGATGTACTCCTTACCGTTCGTATCGGAGACTTTCAAAGTGTTGTCTTGCAAGGCGGGGACAGCGAGCGTGCCCTCCTCCTCAGTGTCAGGCTCTGGGTCACTCCAGAGCTTCACCTGGTTCCAAGGTTCGCGTGCGATATCCAAGTTTTGCGCGGTGCCCACGATTTTGAATTTCACTGGAGGCACCCGTTCCGGGTGACGCTGCGAGTCCACATGGAGCCACCAGTCGGCAAGGACACTGGCCAGCATGGTTTTGCCGTTCTGGCGTGCCACCAGGACAATGACGATGCGATAGCGGTAGCTTCCATCCTCCCTGAGCTCCAGCGCGTGGATGAGCAGCCATTGCTGCCAAGGTCTGAGACTGATATGGAGCACCGTTTCGGCGTAGTCGATGACTTCGTACCCTAGTGAGGTCTTTGGCGTGAGTTCGCGGAGCGGTTTACTCCAGATTCGCGGCTCAGTGGCGCCGAAAACGGCTTTTTCAGCCATTCACGACCTCCTAAGATCGTTGTTCATGCCTTATGACGCTGCCGAAAAGCAGTGAGATCATCCACTGAGACCTTCCTTGGCTTTCTTTCCTCCGCTTTCACCGTTTCTGCGGTCAATCCGAGCGCCTGGAGGTATTTCAGGAAGGTTGGGATGGTCACATTGTCGATTTTTCCGTCCTCGTTTTCGAATCCCGCTTCGCACAGCATGTCGATTCGCCTGGCCAGCACCCTTGCGGCCGACACTAAGGCAGAGTGCTTCGCGGTAAGTTGCCCGGAGCTGTTCTTGATGGATCTTTCCAATGCGTCAGACACGTTCAGGAGCTCAAATTTCGCTGCCATGATGCCCCTCCTCTTATACCGCGCGCGACCCCCTGTACAACGCTCGGGGGGAGGGGAGTATTGGAGCGCGGGAGGTAGGCCGCTCAGGGCGGTTTCCAGCGATTCGAACGCCCCTACCCCCCGTGTCATCTATTACTTGTGTGCATGATTGCTTAGTACCATGTGCGTGAATGCATGCCTAGGGTGAGTTTGGGTGGGTCGGCTCCTCGTAGGATGTTGCAAATGCGGTGGGCGTGGCGGAAGTTGCCTGGGTCGTATTGCAGGCTCGGGTCCACGGAGACCGGCACGTAGTGGTCTAGCTCATGGCTTTCGTCCGTGCTGCCCGGCTTTACGGTGTAGTCGATGGGCAGGTCGCACAGCCAGCATGGCGCGTTCTCTTTCTTCCCCTGCTCGAAGAACCGCTGGCGCGCTTTTTGGAAGGCTCGCGTGCTGACTCTTGCTCTTGTCATGCATGGCCTCCGCTAGTCTGGAATGATGACGCTATGAGGCGTCGGAATGGAGAGAATTATGGGTAAGGGTAGGACGGCCGCTTGTGTGCTCTTGTGTGGCGGTTTGCTTGGTTTGGGCGGATGTGGCACGGTGCATGACGTGAACACCACTAGCACTGGTGAGGGGTCGTGCTCCACCGCCAACGTGGACATATCGAAGGCTGGCCTCAACGAGGGCAAGCTTGCCTTCACATCATCCCAGGCGCCTAACTCCTCCATCAAGGTGGATATCGCTACCGACAAGGGGAAGGCCAGCGTCATCGGGTCGATACCCACGTCCGACAGCGGAGTGAAAGGCGTCGACGCGAGGGGCGAATCCGTCAGCCTAGACGATGCAACGTCCAGTTCCAAGCCTTTACCGTCTGGCGGTGCCGTCATGACCACCAAAGCCAATATCAGCAAACTTGGCCTGGCGGGGTCTCTACAGTCACTCACTTTCACAAGGCTCGACGCGAATACAGGATCACCGACCGGCGAGGGCTGCACCATCCACATCAAGTAAACAGGCCTTCGGTGCGGTCCACTTGCATGCCTTGGCCCGCCATCGTGTCGGCTATGCGCGTGAGCTGGCGCTCGATGCCTTGCAGTTGGTTGGTTTGCGGTGGCTGCATACGGAGGCCGTCCACGCAAGGATGGGTGCCCGCAGGGGAAGAAAGGTTGAAAGACCCTGCGGGCGGGTATGGGTGAGGGCCGATGGCATGGAGCCACCGACCCTCGGGTTTATTTATCGTCGGGCCCCGTGCCGGCTGACGACGACCGGCAGGACTCGAGGCCTTCAGTTTGCGACTATTATTGAGTCCATGTGCCAATATGATCCTGAATGCCCGGTGCATCGTCATCGCCCGGGGACAACGTGCCCGGTGGTGTATCGCAAGCGTATGGCTGTCATCCGTGAGCAGGAGCGGCGTGAGCAGCAGAGGCAGGACAGGATCGCGGTGTTGGTGGCCCTTGTCGTGGTGGTGGTGATGTTTGTGATCGGCTATGTCGTCGCGTCTGTCGTGGCCCCGGATTTTGTGGCACAGGTAAGACAGGCGCTGGGTATCTAATAGCAGAGCGTCGCTGCTTTCGGCCAGTACGCGGAAGGCCGGTGGCGGAGCATGCAATTTGCGGGCTTAATCACAAAGGGCCGGACCTCTCGGCCCGACCCTTACACTAAAAGCAACTGTATTCAAAATAGCGTGTCATTAGGACATTTGCAAGTCAGGAGAGGCGTTTCGGCCCTGGGTGGACGCCTTGCGCGCAGTCCAGCAGCTCGGACAGGTCGCACTCGTACACGCCACGACCCACCTTGCGCGAGCGGCCGAGCCGTCCACGGCGCAGCCAGTTACGCACATCCTGCCCTTTGACTGGCACGCCTGCGTTGGCTTTGACCCATGACGCGATCCTGGCGGGCGTGCCGGTGATGGTCCTGCCCTCGAAACGCCGCCTGCGCGCCTCTGTGAGGGCTTTGACGCTCCATGTGGACCCGCATTCGGGGCAGACCACCGTCGGCTCCCCTGGCGCCCCGCTCAGGGCCGTTTTGCAAGCGGGGTTGAGGCAGTGCCCGTACACGATGCGCTCGCCTGGCGTGGACAGGCGCTCGCTGACCTGGCGTAAGGCGTCGGCCAGGTCACGGTAGTCGCGGCCGCTGTTGGGAGCGTCCCACAACCGCCCTTGACGGTTGGTCAGCTCGCGCAATAGTTTTTGCGCGCGGCCTCCCCACAAGCCGATGTCGCCGGCCACGTCCTGGATCACGTCCTCCACCTGGTCGTACAGGTCGGCGGCGCTCAAATCCATGGGCGTGGGGGCGAACGCGGGGCGCGCTCCCCCGCCCCCGCCGCCGAGCCTGACCTTGCGGTCGGCCACGGCCCTAAGCTCGTACATCCCAGTGCGCAGCCCGCGCAGGATGCGCGCCAAATCATGCCGATGCTCCTCGCACAGGGGGCCGCGCGGACCCCTGATGCACACCGGGCAGGTCATGCATTGACTCATACGCTCTCTTCTCTTGGCTGGTAGTCGCACAATGTGGGGAAATAGTCGTCCTCCCACTGCGCGATGTCGTGGTAATGGGTGGCGCTGGTGCTGATGGCGCTGCGGATGGCGTGGACGCGCAGCCATCGCCGGTCAAGGTGACCTCCGTACGATGCGGCGTAGGCGCCATGCACCGGCAAGTCACGGGCCGCCAGATAGGCGAAGACTTGCTCGGCGCTCCATCGGCCTATGGGGCGGCAGGTTTTTGTGGAGCTGAGCCCGCGGGAACGTATGCTCATGCGTCTCATGGCCGATTCGTCAGCTCGTACTCCGGTGATGTGCGGATCATGGATTTGTTCGCCGAGCATGTCTTGGTGGCGTTCTTTGACATGCCGCATGTAGTCTTCCCATCCTGGCTCCCCTCGCCGGGGGTTCCGTGGAAGGCCGGGCCTTTCGGCGTAGACGCATCCTGGATGCGCGCGGAGGAAGGCGTCGCGCACCTGGAAGCTGGGTTCCGTTTCGTAGCATGTGCCGTCCTCCCGTACCGCTGGCACCCAGATGATGGGTATCGCCGGGTCTGCCATCCATGTAAGGTGGGCGACCACCACCGAGTCCTTGCCCCAGCTGACGTTGGTTATGCAGTCCGGGTGTAGTTCATGGAATTTGCGGATTTCTTGGATTGCTTTGCGTTCCAGGGGTTCCATGAGCGCACCTATGGCTTGGTCGTATCTGCCGTACCCCCGCCAGACTTCGAGGTCGGCGGGGGTCAGGGTGCTCATGCCTTTCAGCATGTGACCGTCCTGTCATCCGACCAGTACGGCGGTCGGAATCGTCCTGTTTGCCCTTGTTGCGGCATTGGTCTGTCCTTCCATGCTTCTGGGTCGCCGGGGGTGATGTCCCATCGTGCCACGTGTCCGCATCCGTCCGCACGGTGGGATCCGATGTGGCTGATCGAGTGGAGCAGGTCTTCCACCTGGTCGGGGTCGGTGGCTTGCAGGTCCCATTCGATGGTGTCGATGATGGATGCCGGTACCGTCAGGTCACGGGCTTTCCATGCGTCCAATCCGTGATGGTTCTTCCTCTCTTTGGTGTAGACGGCCAGTTGCCAGTCCGGTGGCCTGCGTCTCAATTGGAGGCTGGTCCGCGCGAGGATGTGCGGGTGCGCGCGTGACGTCTTCCACCCCCAGGTGCCGCAGGCTTCCCATTGCTCCACTGGCAGCAGGTAGTCTTTGATGCTTCCTCTTGGTGGCGTCGGGTCATGCTCCCGGGCGTGCATGGCCCAGGCCAGGAGCCCATCGAGGGGGAGCGGGTTTCCTTCCACGCCGCAGGCCGCGCTGTCGAGGGTGGCGGCGACGTGCAGTGGCATGCTCATGCGAGAGCCTCCAAAAGGCCGAGGATGTCTGGTTTGTTATCCGAGATTATGCCGCGTAGGTCACCCGCCGCTCCCGCATATGGGGTATCCGCTGTGATAGTCGCGCGCCCGTACCCCGTGCCGGTTTTGGCGGCTAGCATTGTTTTGCCGTCCGGGGCCCACAGATCCAGTGCCGCCTTAAGCATTCGTACATCCATGTCTGTGGCGGCTGCGCTGAGTTCGAGGCTGCCTTCGAGCCGCGCTCCGGGGCTGAGCGTTTGCACGCTGTAGATCATCTGCGTGCTGCCGGCGGCTTCAGCTCCCATGTCCATGAGCGCGGCTATTGGGCTTGTGGCTTGGTCCATCCTGGTTCCGAATTCCTCGCTGCGCCAGTATCCGGCGGGTTTCAAGTCGTCGGTGTCGCGGAGACGGCCCCGGTTTTCCGCGCAGGCGAGGATCGCGTCGCTGGCCCTGAGCGTGCCTTCGATGATGTCGCTTTTACTGGCATACCCGAGCATGGTCAGCCATGGGAGGATGCGTGCGGCTTGCCTGTAGGCCTCAAGGTCGGTTTGCGCGCCTTTCTCAGTGACCGCGCCGCCCGTGAAGAGCAGGTCCGTCTGCCCTTTGGTGAGGCTCCCGGGTTCGACTTGGAGTGTTTTGACGGTCTCCCAGGCCAGGGCGTTGCGGAGCCCGTGGCGGATGGAGTTTGCCGACAGGAAGGGCACTTGGGCGATCCTCCCGTCAGGGGTGTGCACCGTCTGGGTGCGTAGGATGCTGGTGTTGCCTTGTGTGCCTGCGCCATGGTGGAAGGGCGAGGTCAGGGTGAGTCCGTAATTGATGATGGTCATGTCAGTTCTCCTTCTTGGTGGTCTTGGCTTGGCGGCGGCGCATGTCAGCTAGGGCGATGATGTAAACGATGGTGCGGTCGATGTGGTCCTGCCATGCTGCGTAGTCCGCGTCTATCAGCTCGCATGCGGACAACACCGCTGGGCTTTGCGACACGGTGATCTGTGGTATCTGCAATTTCCGGCATGCGGTGGTCAGCATCTGGTGTGATTCCGACGATCCGGCTGCCGCGGTCTGTATTGCGGTTGCCGCGCGTCCGCCGCTCCAAAAGTCGATGCGGCTTGGGCCGTCGTCGGTAAGGCTGTCGCGCAGGGCGAAGATGAGGTTGATGGTCGCTTCGTCCATCTGGTCTTCGGTTGGGGTTGTCTGCTGTTTTGTCATGAGTGGTTTCCTTCCATGATTGGTTTGGTTATGGCCCATAGGGCCAGGTCTAGGATCGGGCTTCCTTTCCATGGGTTGATATCGGAGTTAAGCCGTTTCCAGGCTTTGGCCTGTTCCATGCCCTCGAAGCGTGGTGGCTGGCCGGCCTGCACCATTTCGGCGCTGGCTCCCATCCTCCGTAATTCGAGCGCGGGCCGGTAGGCTGCGGAGAAGGCTTCCTGCGTGTAAGGCACGTCCGCCGTCTCCATGCGGATCATGCCTGTGGGCCCATGGTTGAGCCCCGTGTATGGCATGACGTGTTTCTGACCGCTGACGGCGATGCTGACCGCCCATTCGCTCTCAGGTGGGTTGAGGAGCAGACCGAGGATTGGTGACGTATCGTGCCTTGATGTCAGGCAGATTCCGTCATGCTGTCCAATCCAAGCTGCCGCTTTCTCCTGGCTGTCTGGCAGTGTGACGCCGGGTGCCGCCGCGACGCTCCACATGCGGATGGTGCGCACCCCCCGGCCTGAGCAGGCCCACAGGCAGCAGTCGCACACTCGTCCTGATTCGGGGCTGGCGTACAGCGACCGATCGGTGAAATTCGATCCAAGCGCTTTGCTTGCGTCCGCTGTGACCGCCTGTCGCGTACCGCACACCTTGCACACCGATTCCGACTCGGACAGCAGTTTTGCCGCCGCCCCTTCGGGTTGCGGGCTTCCCAGCAGCCCCCATATCATCCTTACTGCT encodes the following:
- a CDS encoding HK97 family phage prohead protease, which produces MQIKERTCQVKTTGDDKALGEGEFKAYPSTFTRMPDAYGDVVAKGAFADTIKAWKDSGKTLPVMYGHRMDDPDYNVAGVEDMGEDDHGWWIKGRFDMDSPKAAQVYRLIKDGRLSQLSFAFDVLDEGTVELDDGTEANELRKLDVYEASFVPVGANQDTSIVGIKAAGMKAGRVLSAKNASMLQEVADSLNKSATKIKDFLAQAAPDQDSNNQSEDAKADAGQVKTEEPHRAKAEERKPDADSQALKLAIDIALTGEGSEVA
- a CDS encoding phage portal protein, giving the protein MSIWSQIRSIFQPEYSISFNLEDALTHIQGQSESELYKTQPHLRTVISFLADNTAQVGLKEYHRTSDTDRPRVTDDVLINLLQQPNATQTGYELIRQLVSDLALYDNAYWLVTQEPNRDVDRFGAWTIQPIPPSWVRAKGEGNAFAPGYYRVGTGYGQGHVDIPAASVVAFHGWNPNDPSAGVSPVKALKDVINEQIQAWSYRTQSWQRGGRIGVYLSRPKDAPEWGEEDRKRFKESWKSFQDKGVNAGSTPLLEDGITMNKVGFSAREDEFVEVTKLSLQTVAQVYHVNPVMVGVLDNANFSNTREFRKMLYSETLGPTIRMIEDRINTFLAPMVGTDEDNYVEFDIRSKLSGDFEEQASVLSTSVGAPWITPNEARATQNLPGMEGGDSLVVPLNVTQGGQASPQDGGEPARAPDQSDPAKAVIVEWKDRLRKSVKSRLGAGKSLGDIDWRKWSDELQSDLVVKAGLDLYTAGITALGRTREAESEFKESDYAD
- a CDS encoding terminase, whose product is MAEKAVFGATEPRIWSKPLRELTPKTSLGYEVIDYAETVLHISLRPWQQWLLIHALELREDGSYRYRIVIVLVARQNGKTMLASVLADWWLHVDSQRHPERVPPVKFKIVGTAQNLDIAREPWNQVKLWSDPEPDTEEEGTLAVPALQDNTLKVSDTNGKEYIKAKDLAVYEIRAAKSARGKPAARVLMDELREQSTWAAWNAVSQTTKSFWSGQLWGISNAGDGTAVVLKKQREAGMEQIRRCDAALAAGETMSAHIDEHPEDATIGLFEWSAPDGCALDDRDGILQANPSIGFGGLTVDSVASEAQGMTEAGYRTEVLCQWVTADVETYLDPSKWEKGTDSKSAIADGSRIVLGVDTTPDGDTTWIAAAGYRDDGLPHVEVVARRDGMMWVPKLMDRIRTVTGASEVAIQGKGCRASDLIDPLADAGWQVDRIEGPRLGASAGQFRDRTREEKLRHLPQPAIDQAVSAAVARKLGDVDIWDRKNSMLDISGLIAETNALYGLEMFEAEQGKNTASAYADHGLMVL
- a CDS encoding terminase small subunit, encoding MAAKFELLNVSDALERSIKNSSGQLTAKHSALVSAARVLARRIDMLCEAGFENEDGKIDNVTIPTFLKYLQALGLTAETVKAEERKPRKVSVDDLTAFRQRHKA
- a CDS encoding phosphoadenosine phosphosulfate reductase family protein, with protein sequence MLKGMSTLTPADLEVWRGYGRYDQAIGALMEPLERKAIQEIRKFHELHPDCITNVSWGKDSVVVAHLTWMADPAIPIIWVPAVREDGTCYETEPSFQVRDAFLRAHPGCVYAERPGLPRNPRRGEPGWEDYMRHVKERHQDMLGEQIHDPHITGVRADESAMRRMSIRSRGLSSTKTCRPIGRWSAEQVFAYLAARDLPVHGAYAASYGGHLDRRWLRVHAIRSAISTSATHYHDIAQWEDDYFPTLCDYQPREESV